From a region of the Pseudoclavibacter endophyticus genome:
- the murC gene encoding UDP-N-acetylmuramate--L-alanine ligase has translation MIKPDPNVAIPDDLGAVHLVGIGGSGMSGIARMLLDRGIRVSGSDRTENAATTELRERGARIAIGHDAANVGDAETLVVTSALWPDNPELVRARELGLTVLHRSQALAWLTRGRRLVAVAGAHGKTTSTGMIVTALEAMGADPSFVNGGVIGGLGTSSRLGTGETFVVEADESDGSFLFYDTAVALITNVDDDHLDHYGTIDAFERAFVDFASRASEGDVISSDDPLAVEITPRIGNERVITFGEAETADVRLSSVATAGGATTFRIAYDGGVYDGELEVPGHHNALNAAGAFAVLVHLGFAPRAVLDGLSRFGGTKRRFELHDTVRGVRVYDDYAHHPAEVEAALTAARTVVGDGRIIAVHQPHLYSRTQAMSDVFAEVYERLADHTVVLDVCGAREDPIPGVTGELVSKEFSDPGRVSYQPDWQDAADHTASVARAGDVVITFGCGDVYRIIPQLLDALRGGGPGQGRGA, from the coding sequence ATGATCAAGCCAGACCCGAACGTCGCCATACCCGACGACCTGGGGGCAGTGCACCTCGTCGGCATCGGCGGGTCGGGCATGAGCGGTATCGCGCGCATGCTGCTCGACCGGGGGATCCGCGTCTCCGGGTCGGACCGCACCGAGAACGCGGCTACGACGGAACTCCGTGAGCGGGGCGCGCGCATCGCCATCGGCCACGACGCGGCGAATGTGGGCGACGCCGAGACGCTCGTCGTCACGAGCGCCCTGTGGCCGGACAACCCGGAGCTCGTGCGGGCACGCGAGCTCGGGCTCACGGTGCTGCATCGGTCGCAGGCGCTCGCGTGGCTTACCCGTGGACGCCGCCTCGTCGCCGTCGCGGGTGCGCACGGCAAGACCACGTCGACCGGGATGATCGTCACGGCGCTCGAGGCGATGGGGGCCGACCCGAGCTTCGTCAACGGCGGCGTCATCGGCGGTCTCGGGACGTCGTCGCGCCTCGGGACCGGCGAGACCTTCGTCGTCGAGGCCGACGAGTCGGACGGGTCGTTCCTCTTCTACGACACGGCCGTTGCGCTCATCACGAACGTCGATGACGACCACCTCGACCATTACGGCACGATCGACGCCTTCGAGCGGGCATTCGTCGACTTCGCAAGCCGCGCGAGCGAGGGGGACGTCATCTCGAGCGACGATCCCCTCGCGGTCGAGATCACGCCCCGGATCGGCAACGAGCGGGTCATCACCTTCGGCGAGGCCGAGACCGCCGATGTCCGGCTGAGCAGCGTCGCGACCGCAGGTGGCGCGACGACGTTCCGCATCGCGTACGACGGCGGCGTCTACGACGGTGAGCTCGAGGTCCCCGGTCACCACAACGCGCTCAACGCGGCCGGAGCCTTCGCGGTCCTCGTGCATCTCGGCTTCGCTCCGCGAGCCGTGCTCGATGGCCTCTCGCGCTTCGGTGGCACGAAGCGACGCTTCGAACTGCACGACACCGTGCGTGGCGTGCGGGTCTATGACGACTACGCGCATCACCCGGCAGAGGTGGAGGCCGCGCTCACCGCCGCGCGCACCGTCGTCGGCGACGGGCGGATCATCGCGGTTCACCAGCCGCATCTGTACTCGCGCACGCAGGCCATGAGCGACGTGTTCGCGGAGGTCTACGAGCGGCTCGCCGATCACACGGTCGTGCTCGACGTGTGCGGTGCCCGCGAGGATCCGATCCCCGGGGTCACCGGCGAGCTCGTCTCGAAGGAGTTCTCCGACCCGGGCCGGGTCTCCTACCAACCCGATTGGCAGGACGCGGCCGACCACACGGCGTCAGTCGCCCGGGCGGGCGACGTCGTCATCACCTTCGGCTGCGGCGACGTGTACCGGATCATCCCGCAGCTGCTCGACGCACTGCGGGGCGGTGGTCCGGGACAGGGCCGCGGCGCGTGA